A genome region from Nitrospira sp. includes the following:
- the raiA gene encoding ribosome-associated translation inhibitor RaiA, with amino-acid sequence MRLMITGRHVAVTSALREYVETRMERLDRYGLKLGTLQILLSLEKFHHVAEVVGVVQGRRLQAKTSTEEMYASIDEVVDKLGAQLRKLKERKVNHKFGDQPRERTVVRKAARAARNEVEVVRPTLEVLTVEEAVEALNAAKLAVLVFLNALSGTVQVLQRLPNGRVALIDPASDRSRTAHGRA; translated from the coding sequence ATGCGATTGATGATCACGGGGCGGCATGTAGCGGTCACTTCTGCGCTGCGGGAATATGTTGAGACACGCATGGAGCGGCTCGACCGCTACGGGCTGAAGCTCGGGACCTTGCAAATTCTGTTGAGTCTGGAAAAATTTCATCATGTTGCCGAAGTCGTCGGTGTCGTGCAGGGCCGACGCTTGCAAGCAAAGACCTCGACCGAAGAGATGTACGCGTCGATCGACGAGGTGGTGGATAAGCTTGGTGCGCAGTTGCGCAAACTGAAAGAGCGCAAAGTGAATCACAAATTCGGTGATCAGCCGCGTGAGCGCACCGTGGTACGGAAGGCTGCGCGGGCTGCACGCAATGAGGTGGAGGTCGTTCGGCCGACCCTTGAAGTGCTGACGGTTGAGGAGGCGGTCGAGGCGCTTAATGCTGCAAAACTCGCGGTGCTGGTGTTTCTGAACGCGTTGTCCGGCACGGTTCAGGTGCTTCAACGATTGCCGAACGGACGAGTGGCGCTGATCGATCCTGCGAGCGACCGCTCCCGCACTGCTCATGGCCGCGCTTAA
- the rapZ gene encoding RNase adapter RapZ, translating to MAALNLVVISGLSGSGKSHALKAFEDAGYFCVDNLPPALLPTFVELCHQQGGEIKNVALGIDIRERVFFGDLAKVLGELKAQGHVLQLVFLEAREDVLVRRFSESRRPHPLLPHMPVVEGVRFERERLSELRKHADRVIDTSNITVHELRELLIRQFRQETVARRMTISLVTFGYKFGVPYDIDLLFDVRFIRNPFFVPELKALSGEDARVQQYVFGDPTAGQFLEHLQGMFAFLIPLYERDQRSYLSIGIGCTGGRHRSVTMAIRLREQFAALGYDVSITHRDLQKS from the coding sequence ATGGCCGCGCTTAATCTTGTCGTGATCAGTGGCCTTTCCGGATCCGGAAAGAGCCACGCCTTGAAAGCTTTTGAAGACGCGGGCTATTTCTGCGTCGATAATCTTCCTCCGGCCCTCCTTCCGACCTTTGTGGAATTGTGTCATCAACAAGGCGGTGAGATTAAGAATGTTGCTCTGGGGATCGACATTCGTGAGCGAGTATTCTTCGGGGACCTGGCAAAGGTCTTAGGCGAGCTGAAGGCGCAGGGACATGTCTTGCAACTCGTCTTTCTGGAAGCCCGCGAGGATGTGTTGGTGCGCCGATTTTCAGAAAGTCGTCGCCCGCATCCGTTGTTGCCCCATATGCCGGTCGTGGAAGGTGTGCGGTTCGAGCGCGAACGTTTGAGCGAATTGCGAAAGCATGCCGATCGGGTCATCGACACCTCCAACATTACCGTGCATGAGCTGCGCGAGTTGCTGATCCGGCAGTTTCGTCAGGAAACGGTCGCACGCCGCATGACCATTTCCCTGGTCACATTCGGGTACAAGTTCGGCGTACCCTATGACATCGATCTGCTGTTTGATGTGCGCTTCATTCGAAATCCCTTCTTCGTGCCGGAGCTCAAAGCCTTGAGCGGTGAGGATGCCCGAGTACAACAGTACGTATTCGGGGACCCCACAGCCGGTCAATTTCTCGAACATCTGCAAGGAATGTTTGCCTTCCTGATCCCGCTCTACGAGCGGGATCAGCGAAGCTACCTCAGTATCGGCATCGGTTGTACCGGGGGGCGCCATCGGTCTGTGACCATGGCCATACGTCTCCGGGAGCAATTTGCCGCCTTGGGGTACGACGTGTCTATCACCCACCGCGACCTACAAAAATCCTAG
- a CDS encoding MerR family transcriptional regulator produces MKKAGDVPKKQLYKTNEVCEMFDISRATLFRWEREGLITSPPRDWRNWRLYTAENIEQIRRVMGGGNQEVA; encoded by the coding sequence GTGAAGAAAGCCGGCGACGTTCCCAAGAAACAATTGTACAAGACCAACGAGGTCTGCGAGATGTTCGACATCTCGCGCGCGACGTTGTTCCGCTGGGAGCGGGAGGGCCTGATCACCAGTCCCCCACGCGATTGGCGCAATTGGCGTCTCTATACGGCCGAAAATATAGAGCAAATCAGGCGCGTGATGGGTGGTGGGAATCAAGAGGTTGCGTAG
- the pilM gene encoding type IV pilus assembly protein PilM — translation MLASLKNLVDMEFLSMFSPQRQLLGLDIGSSSIKLVQIKEHRGHYTLQKFGIKELEPEVIVDGTVMDEGRVVSAIKELLAEKNVKLKQVAISISGHAVIVKKISLPPMPDEELEAQVKLSAEQYIPFDINEVNLDFHVLPPSESPDEQSEMSIVLVAAKKDKINELTELVKAAGLTPVVMDVDAFAVENMYGVTSPASQEDTTILVNIGASVMNVNIVGGGVSLFTRDIPLGGNRYSEAVQREMGVSFEEAEQLKKSDRDEDPTLASVMESVNAEVASEIARTIDYFRTTSSDHDIARVLLFGGGAKVKGLAQQLRDRMHVEVEIANPFNEIDTSQCDVDPEQLAEMGPLAAVGVGLALRTVGDR, via the coding sequence ATGCTGGCTTCATTGAAAAATCTGGTGGACATGGAATTTCTGTCGATGTTTTCCCCGCAGCGACAGCTCCTAGGCCTGGATATCGGGTCGAGCAGCATTAAACTCGTACAGATCAAGGAGCATCGAGGGCACTATACCTTGCAGAAGTTCGGCATCAAGGAGTTGGAGCCTGAGGTAATCGTCGACGGTACGGTGATGGACGAAGGCCGGGTTGTCTCGGCGATTAAGGAATTGTTGGCTGAGAAGAACGTCAAGCTCAAGCAGGTGGCTATTTCTATTTCGGGTCATGCCGTGATCGTGAAGAAGATTTCCCTGCCGCCGATGCCTGATGAGGAGCTTGAGGCGCAAGTGAAGCTGTCGGCCGAGCAATACATTCCTTTTGATATCAATGAAGTCAATCTCGACTTTCACGTCTTGCCCCCGTCGGAGAGTCCAGACGAGCAGAGTGAAATGTCGATCGTGCTCGTCGCAGCGAAGAAGGACAAGATCAATGAATTGACAGAACTGGTCAAGGCAGCGGGCTTGACTCCCGTCGTGATGGACGTCGACGCATTTGCCGTGGAGAACATGTACGGCGTGACTTCCCCCGCCTCGCAAGAGGACACCACGATTTTGGTCAACATCGGGGCCAGCGTGATGAATGTGAATATTGTGGGTGGGGGAGTGTCCCTGTTCACGCGCGATATTCCTTTGGGTGGAAACCGATATTCCGAGGCCGTGCAGCGGGAAATGGGTGTGTCCTTCGAGGAGGCCGAGCAACTCAAGAAGAGCGACCGCGACGAAGATCCCACGCTGGCGTCGGTGATGGAAAGTGTCAATGCGGAAGTGGCGTCGGAGATTGCCCGCACGATCGATTATTTCAGGACGACCTCTTCGGATCATGACATCGCGCGGGTGTTGCTGTTCGGTGGGGGAGCTAAGGTCAAGGGATTGGCTCAACAGCTTCGCGATCGTATGCATGTCGAGGTGGAAATCGCGAATCCCTTTAATGAGATCGACACCTCACAGTGCGATGTCGATCCCGAGCAGTTGGCAGAGATGGGTCCGCTTGCGGCGGTGGGCGTAGGCCTCGCACTTCGGACGGTGGGGGACCGATGA
- a CDS encoding PilN domain-containing protein has product MIRINLLATGPRSRKAKPQWDVRAEALLGVGVLLITLTACWFYAASLDDEIQAKQSEKQVKDKQVAQLKEQVKAVQDFEEKKKQLEAKNRIIDQLEKSRTGPVKVLDHVSQSLNPLKVWLVRLNLKGNSVELEGRALTNDDVVEFVNNLRRTDQFGTIKLMESRAGLDNKMNTYQFKLDLSMKG; this is encoded by the coding sequence ATGATTAGAATCAACTTGCTGGCGACTGGACCCCGGTCCAGAAAAGCCAAACCACAGTGGGATGTCCGTGCTGAGGCGCTGCTGGGTGTCGGCGTGCTGCTGATCACGTTGACGGCGTGCTGGTTCTATGCCGCCTCGCTCGATGACGAGATCCAGGCCAAGCAGAGCGAGAAGCAGGTCAAGGATAAGCAGGTCGCTCAGCTGAAAGAGCAAGTCAAAGCGGTACAAGATTTTGAGGAAAAGAAGAAGCAGCTCGAAGCCAAGAACCGCATCATCGATCAGTTGGAGAAAAGCCGGACCGGCCCGGTGAAAGTGCTGGACCATGTCAGTCAAAGCCTGAATCCGTTGAAGGTCTGGCTGGTGCGCCTGAATCTGAAAGGCAACAGCGTCGAGCTCGAAGGTCGCGCGTTGACCAACGATGATGTGGTCGAATTTGTGAACAATCTCCGTCGAACTGATCAATTCGGCACCATTAAATTGATGGAGAGCCGCGCAGGACTCGACAACAAAATGAACACCTATCAATTCAAACTCGACCTGTCGATGAAAGGCTAA
- the pilO gene encoding type 4a pilus biogenesis protein PilO, whose product MSLNAISLDGLRSIPTGQKVALLGLLVAAILVGFYFYVVDPKTIELEAVQGQVAQLDTEIQNLTLKVKHLDELVAANKQLEIELAAKKERLPPEEEAVMLLKQVSDLGLRLGLDVRLWKPGTQSEDPSKLFIRMPINVEVAGGYHTAAIFFDRISKLSRIVTVQDVRIGAARIDQGRVVTQTVFDLVAYAAPGEKKATAPVPAAKPK is encoded by the coding sequence ATGAGTCTGAATGCAATCAGCTTAGACGGCCTCCGCAGCATTCCGACGGGCCAAAAGGTCGCGTTGCTTGGATTGTTGGTCGCGGCGATTCTGGTGGGGTTTTATTTCTACGTGGTCGATCCCAAGACAATAGAGCTGGAAGCGGTGCAGGGTCAGGTGGCCCAATTGGATACGGAGATCCAGAATTTGACGCTCAAGGTGAAGCATCTGGACGAACTGGTCGCGGCGAATAAGCAGTTGGAAATTGAACTGGCCGCGAAGAAGGAACGACTTCCTCCGGAAGAAGAAGCGGTCATGTTGCTGAAGCAGGTGTCCGATCTTGGGTTACGGTTGGGGTTGGATGTTCGGCTTTGGAAGCCCGGCACACAATCTGAGGATCCTTCGAAGTTGTTCATCCGGATGCCGATCAACGTCGAAGTGGCCGGCGGATATCATACTGCCGCGATCTTTTTCGACCGAATCAGCAAGTTGTCCCGCATCGTCACCGTGCAGGATGTGCGAATCGGTGCAGCGCGTATCGATCAAGGACGAGTGGTCACACAAACGGTGTTCGATCTGGTGGCCTACGCCGCCCCGGGAGAGAAGAAAGCCACTGCGCCGGTTCCTGCGGCGAAGCCTAAGTGA
- a CDS encoding pilus assembly protein PilP, whose product MTMGAVVLVGGGAVQVVEATSHPHLRQVASMRPADSLKVMPLPEGAKAAPVMEAPAPRPEASVAQSGDSLSLEFSGVSYDPSGRRDPFLPMLQLGQQAEPDANLPPLQRVGLTELSLIGVLWGNYGYMAMVQTPDGKGYSIRRGTRIGPNNGVVSSITERGIIVQERFTDVYGNKQEREYVKLLHPKEGIE is encoded by the coding sequence ATGACCATGGGAGCGGTTGTGTTAGTGGGGGGCGGCGCGGTTCAGGTCGTCGAGGCAACATCCCATCCACACTTGCGTCAAGTCGCCTCCATGCGACCTGCCGACTCGTTGAAGGTCATGCCCTTGCCTGAGGGCGCGAAGGCCGCGCCAGTTATGGAAGCCCCTGCCCCTCGTCCCGAGGCCTCCGTCGCACAATCCGGCGATTCGTTGTCGCTTGAGTTTTCGGGGGTCTCCTATGACCCCTCCGGTCGCCGTGACCCATTTTTGCCGATGCTGCAACTCGGTCAGCAGGCTGAGCCGGATGCCAATCTGCCTCCGCTACAACGTGTCGGCCTCACCGAGCTAAGTTTGATCGGGGTGCTGTGGGGCAACTACGGATATATGGCCATGGTTCAGACGCCGGACGGCAAAGGGTATAGCATTCGCCGTGGTACACGGATTGGGCCCAACAATGGTGTGGTCAGTTCAATCACTGAACGAGGCATTATCGTTCAAGAGCGGTTCACAGATGTGTACGGGAACAAGCAGGAGCGAGAATACGTCAAGCTTCTGCACCCGAAAGAGGGTATAGAATGA
- the pilQ gene encoding type IV pilus secretin PilQ, with protein sequence MKHTQVGVYPVLSVTVLAGVLGLAGYAASGETTGLAGFTQAVDQNAVASGLSSEQAGVVGHAATMLTKVEVKRDGNRMTLVLLGNGVLAHTVKMIGTHRMVIDMPQVQSDGRQSKLMVGHPLLSKVRFGYHPDKLRLVLDLTQAVEHSIESTDGRLTLTLEPKAVIAAIDAQPAGDDSVSVAEPVMERSVSLAVTRPTMHPMLVAHKPSQARLHIHPVQLTTETVQAEEKKPELNEVVSGPSRFIGRRISLDFQQADISNVLRLIAEVSGFNIVVGEGVKNKVTMKLANVPWDQALEMLLKMNALGMIRQGNIVWVDTLQNIAKQQDEEARAKDSKSKAEPIVTRVFYIRNLNAMEVQTSLRQNLSPRGTMNVSAASNALIISDTESKLDVLRQLLDGVDLEVPQVQIEARIVQADTTYTRSLGVQWGIQNVNQLGSASGTSAFKTGTTGAFGSQVSDFLINLPANPGLPSVPGAGFSIGKTNGAMLDVRLSAGELLGLTKVIAAPKITTLDKRDAKIAQGESIPFQTTSLQGTQTTFVDANLELNVTPQITSRDPKEIGKQILMKVRATRNAVGARSNPAGPSIDRREATTQVLVRDGETMVIGGVFVDTQSNNVAGIPYLSRIPVLGWLFKNKTENVSKQELLIFLTPTIVHSTT encoded by the coding sequence ATGAAACACACACAGGTTGGTGTCTATCCAGTGCTGAGTGTCACCGTGTTGGCCGGAGTGTTAGGGCTAGCCGGATATGCGGCGTCGGGCGAAACAACCGGGTTGGCCGGATTCACGCAGGCTGTTGACCAGAATGCCGTGGCCTCTGGATTGTCATCGGAGCAGGCCGGTGTCGTCGGCCACGCTGCCACCATGCTGACAAAGGTGGAAGTGAAGCGGGATGGGAATCGGATGACGCTGGTTCTGCTCGGTAACGGTGTTCTGGCGCACACGGTGAAGATGATCGGGACGCATCGAATGGTCATCGATATGCCGCAGGTACAGTCGGACGGCCGCCAATCGAAGCTGATGGTTGGGCATCCACTGTTATCGAAAGTCCGGTTCGGTTATCACCCTGATAAGCTGCGACTGGTCCTTGATTTGACGCAAGCCGTGGAGCACTCCATCGAATCGACCGATGGTCGACTGACGCTCACACTGGAGCCCAAGGCGGTGATTGCTGCGATTGACGCCCAGCCTGCTGGAGACGATTCAGTCTCGGTGGCGGAGCCCGTGATGGAACGCAGTGTCAGCCTGGCGGTAACGCGCCCGACAATGCATCCCATGTTGGTGGCGCACAAGCCCTCCCAAGCTCGGTTGCATATTCACCCCGTCCAGTTGACGACTGAAACGGTGCAGGCGGAGGAGAAGAAGCCGGAGCTGAATGAGGTGGTGAGTGGCCCGTCACGATTTATCGGTCGGCGTATTTCCCTGGATTTCCAGCAAGCCGATATCAGCAATGTGTTGCGGTTGATTGCGGAAGTCAGCGGTTTCAATATCGTGGTTGGAGAAGGCGTCAAAAACAAAGTCACCATGAAGTTGGCGAACGTGCCGTGGGATCAGGCGCTGGAAATGCTGCTGAAAATGAATGCGCTGGGAATGATCCGACAGGGCAATATCGTATGGGTAGATACTCTGCAAAATATCGCCAAACAGCAGGACGAAGAGGCCCGCGCGAAGGACTCCAAGTCGAAAGCCGAGCCCATCGTCACGCGGGTATTCTATATCCGCAATCTGAACGCAATGGAAGTGCAGACGTCGCTGCGCCAAAATTTGAGTCCGCGCGGAACCATGAATGTGAGCGCCGCGAGTAATGCCCTCATCATCAGCGATACGGAATCGAAGCTGGATGTTTTGCGACAATTGCTGGACGGCGTCGATCTCGAAGTGCCGCAGGTGCAGATTGAGGCACGCATCGTTCAAGCGGATACAACGTATACCCGATCGCTGGGTGTGCAGTGGGGTATTCAGAACGTCAATCAGTTGGGAAGCGCGAGTGGCACGTCCGCCTTCAAGACCGGAACCACAGGGGCATTCGGCTCCCAAGTTTCGGACTTCTTGATCAACTTGCCGGCGAACCCCGGATTGCCGTCGGTGCCGGGTGCCGGGTTCTCGATCGGAAAGACCAATGGGGCGATGTTGGATGTGCGGTTGTCAGCCGGTGAATTGCTGGGTTTGACCAAGGTGATTGCGGCGCCAAAGATCACGACGCTGGATAAGCGGGACGCCAAGATTGCCCAAGGTGAATCCATCCCGTTCCAGACCACGTCCTTGCAGGGCACGCAGACGACGTTCGTGGATGCGAACCTGGAGCTGAACGTGACGCCGCAAATTACTTCCCGTGACCCGAAAGAGATCGGTAAGCAGATTCTCATGAAGGTGCGAGCCACGCGGAACGCCGTCGGCGCCCGGAGCAACCCGGCCGGCCCGAGCATCGATCGTCGTGAAGCGACGACCCAGGTGCTGGTGCGCGATGGGGAAACCATGGTCATCGGCGGTGTGTTCGTCGATACTCAGTCGAATAATGTGGCCGGTATTCCCTATCTGTCTCGTATCCCGGTCTTGGGTTGGCTGTTCAAGAACAAAACCGAAAACGTCTCCAAGCAGGAACTGTTGATTTTCCTGACGCCGACGATCGTGCACTCGACAACTTGA
- the aroB gene encoding 3-dehydroquinate synthase, whose translation MPASRTNKPSSSIHVELGARSYSIVIRRDLLQDLGEELTRLKCAGKVGIVTDRNLAKHYLPQVTRRLKAAGYTVVSIVLPAGERTKTLRSIGTVMDALVAARFERSSTLLALGGGVIGDITGFAAAIYQRGIPFVQVPTSLVAQVDSSVGGKTGVDHPKGKNLVGAFNQPRAVFIDPAMLATLPPREWKAGLAEVIKYGVIADAAFFDYLERHIEAINHLTDDTVAHIVKRSCEIKAQVVSEDEREADRRRILNFGHTIGHALESLGGYRGFIHGEAVAVGMVYEADLARHLGYCGEEVVARLRALVKAAGLPDRLPKVAFNALWAAMQQDKKVSAGTIYCVVPERIGAVQIIPLEKSRTRDWFQDVRARESGKRKRETPMRQGR comes from the coding sequence ATGCCAGCGTCTCGGACCAATAAGCCTTCCTCCTCTATTCATGTCGAACTCGGGGCGCGAAGTTACTCCATCGTCATACGACGTGATCTGTTGCAGGATCTCGGCGAGGAGCTGACGCGTCTCAAGTGTGCAGGCAAGGTAGGGATTGTGACTGATCGCAATCTTGCCAAGCACTATCTCCCCCAGGTGACTCGCCGGCTCAAGGCGGCCGGGTATACGGTCGTGTCCATCGTGCTGCCCGCCGGAGAGCGAACGAAAACCCTTCGCTCCATCGGGACGGTGATGGATGCCCTCGTGGCGGCCAGATTTGAGCGTTCCTCGACATTGCTGGCCCTGGGGGGCGGTGTCATCGGCGACATCACCGGGTTTGCCGCCGCGATCTATCAGCGTGGTATCCCGTTCGTACAGGTCCCGACGAGTTTGGTAGCGCAGGTCGATTCAAGCGTCGGCGGCAAGACAGGTGTCGATCACCCCAAGGGGAAGAATTTGGTCGGGGCCTTCAACCAGCCGCGCGCAGTGTTCATCGACCCTGCGATGTTGGCGACTCTGCCTCCGCGCGAATGGAAAGCCGGTTTGGCAGAGGTCATCAAATACGGCGTGATCGCGGACGCGGCCTTCTTCGATTACCTGGAACGGCATATCGAAGCGATCAATCATTTGACGGACGATACGGTTGCCCACATTGTGAAGCGGTCCTGTGAGATCAAAGCACAGGTGGTCTCGGAGGATGAGCGAGAAGCCGATCGACGGCGGATTTTGAACTTCGGTCATACGATTGGGCATGCGCTGGAATCCCTCGGCGGCTACCGGGGATTCATTCACGGGGAGGCGGTTGCGGTCGGTATGGTCTATGAGGCCGACCTGGCCCGGCACCTGGGCTATTGTGGAGAAGAGGTGGTTGCGCGATTGCGTGCCCTGGTGAAAGCAGCCGGATTGCCGGATCGGCTGCCAAAGGTGGCGTTCAATGCGTTGTGGGCCGCCATGCAACAGGATAAGAAAGTGTCCGCCGGCACGATTTATTGCGTGGTGCCGGAGCGGATCGGGGCAGTACAAATCATCCCGCTGGAGAAGAGCCGGACTCGCGACTGGTTTCAGGATGTGCGTGCGCGGGAATCCGGCAAGCGAAAGAGGGAAACGCCTATGAGACAGGGCCGGTAG
- a CDS encoding GAF and ANTAR domain-containing protein, which translates to MAAKRTLIQVEQALREKTREVDVLHRISESISNTLDLEAVLRHIVDMVVEVTKADACLLYLLSDNRDELILRASKNPHPKLIGRITIGMGEGITGWVARERTRVVIPNSASDDTRFKFFHNLPEDRYQAFVSVPITTKQEVVGVINVQHKRSRRYRPDELALLSTIATQVGGAIENARLYDQMTRKALQLDTLSQVSETVSSNRLIEDVLQLIVTMTAQMMGSKICSIILLEQTTGELRIAATQSLSEQYRRKPNVKVGQSISGRAVQDRRPIIVPDVTKERSYMYPDMAAKEGLCSLLCVPMLVREKAIGVINTYTSKPHTFTAEDVKLMQAIANQAAISIEHTTLVEKSFEMQEALQVRKLLDRAKGYLMRSKRLSEDEAFKLIQRQSMDLRKSMREIAEAILLAGEIEERADKGRG; encoded by the coding sequence ATGGCGGCGAAACGAACGTTGATTCAAGTCGAACAAGCCCTACGGGAAAAGACTCGGGAGGTGGATGTTCTTCATCGCATCAGCGAGTCGATCAGCAACACGCTCGACTTGGAGGCCGTGCTGCGGCACATCGTGGATATGGTCGTGGAAGTGACCAAAGCCGATGCCTGTTTGTTGTATTTGTTGTCTGATAACCGGGACGAGCTCATCCTGCGAGCCTCCAAGAATCCCCATCCGAAGCTGATCGGACGGATTACCATCGGGATGGGCGAGGGCATCACCGGGTGGGTCGCGCGGGAGCGGACACGTGTCGTCATTCCCAACAGCGCCAGCGATGATACCCGCTTTAAGTTTTTTCACAACCTTCCGGAAGACCGTTACCAGGCCTTCGTCTCCGTGCCGATCACGACCAAGCAGGAAGTCGTCGGCGTGATCAATGTGCAACATAAGCGGTCGCGCCGCTACCGGCCCGACGAATTGGCCCTGCTTTCGACCATTGCCACGCAGGTTGGGGGCGCCATTGAGAACGCTCGTCTGTACGATCAGATGACGCGCAAGGCACTGCAGCTGGATACGCTGTCTCAGGTTTCGGAAACCGTGTCCTCGAATCGATTGATCGAGGATGTGCTGCAATTGATTGTCACCATGACGGCCCAAATGATGGGATCGAAGATTTGCTCCATCATTCTGTTGGAGCAGACGACCGGCGAACTTCGGATTGCGGCGACCCAGAGTCTGAGTGAGCAGTATCGGCGTAAGCCCAACGTGAAGGTCGGACAAAGCATTAGCGGGCGTGCTGTTCAGGATCGTCGGCCGATCATCGTTCCGGATGTCACCAAAGAACGGTCTTATATGTATCCGGATATGGCCGCAAAGGAAGGCCTCTGCTCACTCTTGTGCGTGCCGATGCTGGTGCGGGAGAAGGCGATCGGGGTGATCAATACGTATACCTCGAAGCCGCATACCTTCACAGCGGAGGATGTAAAGCTGATGCAGGCGATTGCCAATCAGGCCGCGATTTCCATTGAGCACACGACGTTGGTGGAGAAATCGTTCGAGATGCAGGAAGCCCTGCAAGTCCGCAAGCTACTCGATCGGGCCAAGGGGTATCTCATGCGGTCGAAACGTCTCTCCGAAGATGAGGCGTTCAAGTTGATTCAGCGGCAAAGTATGGATCTCCGCAAGTCCATGCGAGAGATTGCCGAAGCCATTCTCCTCGCTGGTGAAATCGAAGAGCGGGCTGATAAGGGCAGGGGGTAA